A window of Ovis canadensis isolate MfBH-ARS-UI-01 breed Bighorn chromosome X, ARS-UI_OviCan_v2, whole genome shotgun sequence contains these coding sequences:
- the LOC138930849 gene encoding protein FAM209-like, whose product MATWVLVGAGPSVTSPRAQPCLVLSLQVPAQTSAPGATSSQLMMRSLIWLFFWSTFISFVFAYMFFVLRDEAEEPPWMVPTGRHFRIRQSQPEHAPGWFGSNSHWLLIFLMFLVILKFPGGDDESNVCTPPGRQGCSSGPPGRKKIKASPYKDSMCGALTQVKTKLVNLVSRMRNLKLIAATGDRRQCPNIEVLGDAQSNITVYELWDTGDPDGVDFHIKEEE is encoded by the coding sequence ATGGCCACATGGGTtctggtgggggcggggccctCTGTGACGTCACCAagggcccagccctgcctggtcCTCAGTCTCCAGGTGCCAGCGCAGACCAGCGCACCAGGAGCCACTTCGTCTCAGCTCATGATGCGGTCGCTAATATGGTTATTTTTTTGGTCTACGTTTATCTCGTTTGTCTTTGCCTATATGTTTTTTGTCCTGAGAGATGAAGCCGAAGAACCCCCATGGATGGTGCCCACCGGAAGGCACTTCCGAATTCGGCAGAGTCAACCAGAGCATGCCCCAGGCTGGTTTGGGAGCAATTCGCACTGGCTGTTAATCTTCCTCATGTTTTTGGTGATCCTGAAGTTTCCCGGAGGCGATGATGAAAGTAACGTGTGCACTCCTCCTGGCCGTCAGGGCTGTTCATCTGGCCCTCcaggaagaaagaagataaaGGCTTCCCCCTACAAAGACTCTATGTGCGGTGCCTTAACCCAGGTCAAGACAAAACTTGTGAACCTTGTGTCCAGGATGCGGAATCTGAAACTCATCGCGGCAACCGGTGATAGACGCCAGTGTCCCAATATCGAGGTTCTTGGTGACGCACAGAGTAACATTACAGTATATGAGTTATGGGACACCGGAGACCCCGATGGAGTGGATTTTCACATCAAGGAAGAAGAGTAG